The genomic DNA ACATATTTGTATAAAAATAGAAGAACCTTTTTTCAATATCAGCAAGGAGAGGGGTATAGTTTAATAACCGAGATACACGAGCGAATAAAAATATATAATCAAGAAGGTTTTGATTATGCTACCGAACAATTGAGTTTATATAAAAGTGGAAGTGATCGTGAAGAGGTAAATAATATAAAAGCTTATACTTATAATTTGTTAAAAGGCAAAGTAGAAGAAACTAAGCTGACGAAAGATGGTATTTTCAAAACTGAAAAATCTAAATATTTTGATGAATTAAAATTTACTATGCCAAATATTAAAGAGGGTAGTGTTGTTGAGTTTAGATATAGAATTTCGTCACCTTTTTATTGGAATGTAGATGATTTTAATTTTCAGTATGATATTCCAGTAAAAAAACTAGATGCTAAATTTGAGGTGCCTGAGTATTTTGTTTTTAAAACGAATGTTAAAGGATTTTTGCCAATAATGCCTAAAACAGAAACAGAAAGAGACAAAATTACTTTTACAAGTAAAACGAGGTCTGGTGGCAATCTGAATGGAGCTACAAGAACAACATTTAACTCATCAGATGTAGAATTTGTTAAGAGCATATCATCATATCATCTTAAAGATATACCAGCATTAAAAGAAGAACCTTATGTAAATAGTATAAATAATTATAGGTCGTCTATAAAATATGAGTTGTCTTACACAAAATTTCCCCAGTCTACTGTTAATTACTATTCGACAACATGGGAAGATGTAGTAAAAACAATTTATAAGAGCTCTAACTTTGGAGGTGAATTAAATAAAACAAGCTACTATAAAGATGAGTTAGATGCTATAATTGGGTCTATATCTGGACCAATGGAACGTATAGCTTTAATTTTTGATTTTGTCAAATCCAGGGTAAAGTGGAATGGGTATTATAGTAAATACACTAGTGAAGGCGTTAAAAAAGCATTCAAAGATCAAGTAGGAAATGTTGCAGAAATAAATTTAATGTTAACGTCTATGCTAAAAT from Flavivirga abyssicola includes the following:
- a CDS encoding DUF3857 domain-containing protein, translating into MKITTILFSLCFTITAFAQDYKFGKISKEELQEKFNPLDSSASATYLYKNRRTFFQYQQGEGYSLITEIHERIKIYNQEGFDYATEQLSLYKSGSDREEVNNIKAYTYNLLKGKVEETKLTKDGIFKTEKSKYFDELKFTMPNIKEGSVVEFRYRISSPFYWNVDDFNFQYDIPVKKLDAKFEVPEYFVFKTNVKGFLPIMPKTETERDKITFTSKTRSGGNLNGATRTTFNSSDVEFVKSISSYHLKDIPALKEEPYVNSINNYRSSIKYELSYTKFPQSTVNYYSTTWEDVVKTIYKSSNFGGELNKTSYYKDELDAIIGSISGPMERIALIFDFVKSRVKWNGYYSKYTSEGVKKAFKDQVGNVAEINLMLTSMLKYAGLNAYPVLVSTRRNGVPLFPTREGYNYVVSYVKLSDGYILLDATNKYSVPNVLPFRTLNWQGRVISDKGGSTLVDLYPKEKSKNNISMIISLDEDGTIKGGCRNIKTSHNALRYRERYDNVNKEDFIEKLENKHGGLEISEFKVTNELNLSKPVVESFKFIKESQADIIGDKIYFSPMFFLKTAENPFKLENREFPVDFGYPSTSRYRITINLPEGYKVESIPESVAFSMPDNLGLFKFNVINKGVSIQLLVDETINQSIILPTYYATLKEYFKQIIEKENEQIVLTRI